A genomic segment from Blastococcus sp. PRF04-17 encodes:
- the rpsL gene encoding 30S ribosomal protein S12 has protein sequence MPTINQLVRKGREDKVEKTKTPALKGSPQRRGVCTRVYTTTPKKPNSALRKVARVRLTSGIEVTAYIPGVGHNLQEHSMVLVRGGRVKDLPGVRYKIIRGSLDTQGVRNRKQARSRYGAKKEKS, from the coding sequence ATGCCCACGATCAACCAGCTGGTCCGCAAGGGCCGCGAGGACAAGGTCGAGAAGACCAAGACTCCGGCGCTGAAGGGTTCGCCCCAGCGTCGCGGAGTCTGCACGCGCGTCTACACGACGACGCCGAAGAAGCCGAACTCGGCGCTGCGCAAGGTCGCCCGCGTCCGGCTGACCAGTGGCATCGAGGTGACGGCCTACATCCCGGGCGTCGGCCACAACCTGCAGGAGCACTCGATGGTGCTCGTGCGCGGCGGCCGTGTGAAGGACCTCCCCGGCGTGCGCTACAAGATCATCCGCGGCTCGCTGGACACCCAGGGTGTCCGCAACCGCAAGCAGGCCCGTAGCCGTTACGGCGCGAAGAAGGAGAAGAGCTGA
- the rpsG gene encoding 30S ribosomal protein S7, with translation MPRKGPAPKRPLVADPVYQSPLVTQLVNKVLVDGKRSVAESIVYGALEGCRAKSDTDPVVTLKRALDNVKPALEVRSRRVGGATYQVPVEVRPSRSTTLGLRWLIQYSRARREKTMTERLMNELLDASNGLGAAVKRREDTHKMAESNKAFAHYRW, from the coding sequence ATGCCGCGCAAGGGCCCCGCCCCGAAGCGTCCGCTGGTCGCCGACCCGGTCTACCAGTCGCCGCTGGTCACCCAGCTGGTGAACAAGGTCCTGGTCGACGGCAAGCGCTCCGTCGCCGAGTCGATCGTCTACGGCGCCCTCGAGGGCTGCCGCGCCAAGAGCGACACCGACCCGGTCGTGACGCTCAAGCGCGCGCTGGACAACGTCAAGCCGGCCCTCGAGGTCCGCAGCCGCCGTGTCGGTGGCGCGACCTACCAGGTCCCGGTCGAGGTCCGCCCCTCGCGGAGCACCACGCTCGGCCTGCGCTGGCTGATCCAGTACAGCCGCGCGCGCCGGGAGAAGACGATGACCGAGCGCCTGATGAACGAGCTGCTCGACGCGAGCAACGGTCTCGGTGCCGCCGTGAAGCGGCGCGAGGACACGCACAAGATGGCCGAGTCGAACAAGGCCTTCGCGCACTACCGCTGGTAA
- the fusA gene encoding elongation factor G encodes MASTAQLAKTRNIGIMAHIDAGKTTTTERILFYTGITYKIGEVHDGAATMDWMEQEQERGITITSAATKCTWNGYDINIIDTPGHVDFTVEVERSLRVLDGAVAVYDGVAGVEPQTEQVWRQAEKYGVPRMCFVNKLDRTGADFFRCVDMMVERLGANPLVLQLPIGAEADFIGVVDLVQMRALTWRGETQMGEDYSVEEIPAELADQAAEYREKLLEGIADFDDELMEAYLGGEEISVERLKAAIRKATIAAQVNPVLTGTAFKNKGIQPLLDAVTDYLPSPLDIEAIVGTALDGETEVLRHADEAEPFSALAFKIQTDQHLGKLTYVRVYSGKLDAGSPVLNSTKDRKERVGKIYQMHANKREERQGVGAGEIVAVVGLKQTTTGDTLTDPQKPVILESMTFPAPVISVAIEPKTKSDQEKLGTAIQKLAEEDPTFQVKLDEETGQTVISGMGELHLEILVDRMRREFKVEANVGKPQVAYRETIRKAAEKVDYTHKKQTGGSGQFAKVQVTIEPLEVTADGPTYEFVNAVTGGRIPREYIPSVDQGMQDAMQYGILAGYPMVGVKATLIDGQYHEVDSSEMAFKIAGSMVFKEAARKASPALLEPMMAVEVVTPEDYMGDVIGDLNSRRGTIQAMEERSGARVVRALVPLSEMFGYVGDLRSRTQGRASYTMVFDSYAEVPANVAKEIIAKATGE; translated from the coding sequence ATGGCCTCCACGGCCCAGCTCGCCAAGACCCGCAACATCGGGATCATGGCGCACATCGACGCCGGCAAGACCACGACGACCGAGCGCATCCTCTTCTACACCGGCATCACGTACAAGATCGGTGAGGTCCACGACGGCGCGGCCACGATGGACTGGATGGAGCAGGAGCAGGAGCGCGGCATCACCATCACGTCGGCCGCGACGAAGTGCACCTGGAACGGCTACGACATCAACATCATCGACACCCCGGGGCACGTCGACTTCACCGTCGAGGTGGAGCGGTCCCTGCGCGTGCTCGACGGTGCCGTCGCCGTCTACGACGGTGTCGCCGGCGTGGAGCCCCAGACCGAGCAGGTCTGGCGGCAGGCGGAGAAGTACGGCGTCCCGCGCATGTGCTTCGTCAACAAGCTCGACCGCACCGGTGCCGACTTCTTCCGCTGCGTCGACATGATGGTCGAGCGCCTCGGTGCCAACCCGCTCGTGCTGCAGCTGCCCATCGGTGCCGAGGCCGACTTCATCGGCGTCGTGGACCTGGTCCAGATGCGCGCGCTCACCTGGCGCGGCGAGACCCAGATGGGTGAGGACTACTCGGTCGAGGAGATCCCCGCCGAGCTCGCCGACCAGGCCGCCGAGTACCGCGAGAAGCTCCTCGAGGGCATCGCCGACTTCGACGACGAGCTGATGGAGGCCTACCTCGGCGGCGAGGAGATCTCCGTCGAGCGCCTCAAGGCCGCCATCCGCAAGGCCACCATCGCCGCTCAGGTGAACCCCGTGCTGACCGGCACCGCGTTCAAGAACAAGGGCATCCAGCCCCTGCTCGACGCCGTCACCGACTACCTGCCCAGCCCGCTGGACATCGAGGCGATCGTCGGCACCGCCCTGGACGGCGAGACCGAGGTGCTGCGGCACGCGGACGAGGCGGAGCCGTTCTCCGCGCTGGCGTTCAAGATCCAGACCGACCAGCACCTCGGCAAGCTGACCTACGTCCGCGTGTACTCGGGCAAGCTGGACGCCGGGTCCCCGGTGCTCAACAGCACCAAGGACCGCAAGGAGCGGGTCGGCAAGATCTACCAGATGCACGCCAACAAGCGCGAGGAGCGCCAGGGCGTGGGCGCCGGCGAGATCGTCGCCGTCGTGGGTCTGAAGCAGACGACCACCGGCGACACCCTCACCGACCCGCAGAAGCCGGTCATCCTCGAGTCGATGACCTTCCCGGCGCCGGTCATCTCCGTGGCCATCGAGCCCAAGACGAAGAGCGACCAGGAGAAGCTGGGCACGGCGATCCAGAAGCTCGCCGAGGAGGACCCGACCTTCCAGGTCAAGCTGGACGAGGAGACCGGCCAGACGGTCATCTCCGGCATGGGCGAGCTCCACCTGGAGATCCTCGTCGACCGCATGCGGCGCGAGTTCAAGGTCGAGGCCAACGTCGGCAAGCCCCAGGTCGCCTACCGCGAGACGATCCGCAAGGCGGCGGAGAAGGTCGACTACACCCACAAGAAGCAGACGGGTGGCTCCGGCCAGTTCGCCAAGGTGCAGGTCACGATCGAGCCCCTGGAGGTCACGGCCGACGGCCCGACCTACGAGTTCGTCAACGCCGTCACCGGTGGCCGCATCCCGCGCGAGTACATCCCCTCGGTGGACCAGGGCATGCAGGACGCCATGCAGTACGGCATCCTCGCCGGCTACCCGATGGTGGGCGTGAAGGCGACTCTCATCGACGGTCAGTACCACGAGGTCGACTCCTCGGAGATGGCCTTCAAGATCGCCGGCTCGATGGTCTTCAAGGAGGCCGCACGCAAGGCCAGCCCGGCCCTGCTCGAGCCGATGATGGCCGTCGAGGTCGTCACCCCCGAGGACTACATGGGTGACGTCATCGGCGACCTGAACTCCCGGCGCGGCACCATCCAGGCGATGGAGGAGCGCTCCGGCGCCCGCGTCGTCCGGGCCCTGGTCCCGCTCTCGGAGATGTTCGGCTACGTGGGCGACCTGCGCAGCCGCACCCAGGGACGGGCGAGCTACACCATGGTGTTCGACTCGTACGCCGAGGTCCCGGCCAACGTCGCCAAGGAGATCATCGCCAAGGCGACTGGCGAGTAA